A portion of the Oncorhynchus masou masou isolate Uvic2021 chromosome 11, UVic_Omas_1.1, whole genome shotgun sequence genome contains these proteins:
- the LOC135548072 gene encoding tubulin alpha-8 chain-like gives MRECISVHIGQAGVQMGNACWELYCLEHGFQPDGTIHANTAPQLTDSSFGTFFSETGAGKYVPRAIFLDLEPTVVDEIRNGHYRQLYHPEQLISGKEDAANNYARGHYTIGKEIVDSVMDRMRKMADQCTGLQGFLIFHSFGGGTGSGFTSLLMECLSVDYGKKSKLEFSVYPAPQVSTAVVEPYNSILTTHTTLEHSDCSFMVDNEAIFDICKRNLGVERPSYTNLNRLIAQIVSSITASLRFDGALNVDLTEFQTNLVPYPRIHFPLVTYAPIISVEKAYHEQLSVPEITNACFEPANQMVKCDPRRGKYMACCLLYRGDVVPKDVNAAIASIKTRRSIQFVDWCPTGFKVGINYQPPTVVPGGDQAKVQRAVCMLSNTTAIAEAWSRLDHKFDLMYAKRAFVHWYVGEGMEEGEFSEAREDMAALEKDYEEVGADSGDACEDDEY, from the exons ATG AGGGAGTGCATTTCCGTCCACATTGGCCAAGCAGGAGTCCAGATGGGCAATGCATGCTGGGAGTTGTATTGTCTGGAGCATGGTTTCCAGCCAGATGGGACCATCCATGCGAACACTGCTCCTCAATTGACTGACTCATCGTTTGGCACCTTCTTcagtgagactggggctgggaaaTATGTTCCCAGGGCCATCTTCTTAGATCTGGAGCCTACTGTTGTGG ATGAGATCAGAAATGGCCACTACCGTCAGCTGTATCACCCTGAACAACTCATCAGTGGCAAGGAAGACGCTGCCAATAACTACGCTCGTGGCCATTACACCATCGGCAAGGAGATTGTGGACTCTGTCATGGACAGGATGCGTAAAATG GCTGACCAATGCACTGGACTACAAGGGTTCCTCATCTTCCATAGTTTTGGCGGTGGGACCGGCTCTGGTTTTACTTCCTTGTTGATGGAATGCCTGTCTGTGGATTACGGCAAGAAGTCCAAACTAGAATTCTCAGTCTACCCTGCTCCCCAGGTGTCCACAGCAGTGGTGGAGCCCTACAACTCCATCCTGACCACCCACACCACCCTGGAGCACTCTGACTGCTCTTTCATGGTGGACAACGAGGCCATCTTTGACATCTGCAAGCGTAACCTGGGAGTGGAGCGGCCATCTTACACCAACCTGAACCGCCTCATCGCCCAGATTGTCTCCTCCATCACAGCCTCCCTACGCTTCGATGGAGCTCTCAATGTAGACCTGACAGAGTTCCAGACCAACCTTGTGCCTTACCCCCGTATCCACTTTCCCCTGGTCACCTATGCCCCCATCATCTCAGTAGAAAAGGCCTACCACGAGCAGCTCTCTGTCCCCGAGATCACCAACGCCTGCTTTGAGCCGGCTaaccagatggtgaagtgtgatccCAGACGCGGCAAGTACATGGCCTGCTGCTTGTTGTACCGCGGCGACGTGGTTCCCAAAGATGTCAACGCAGCCATCGCCAGCATCAAGACCCGGCGCAGCATCCAGTTTGTAGATTGGTGTCCCACTGGGTTCAAGGTGGGGATCAACTACCAACCGCCTACGGTGGTTCCTGGAGGAGACCAGGCCAAGGTCCAGAGGGCTGTGTGTATGCTGAGTAACACCACAGCCATCGCTGAGGCTTGGAGTCGTCTGGACCACAAGTTCGACCTGATGTATGCCAAGAGAGCCTTCGTGCACTGGTACGTGGGTGAgggcatggaggagggggagTTCTCTGAGGCCAGAGAGGACATGGCTGCTCTGGAGAAGGACTATGAGGAAGTGGGGGCAGACTCTGGGGACGCCTGTGAGGATGATGAATACTAA